The Neochlamydia sp. S13 genome has a segment encoding these proteins:
- a CDS encoding F-box protein, translating to MHPISSASIESLPNELLLPILEACAVPSLFSVCKRWYHLLASEVMPSLYKQIGKVHVSQGDINRQAFILDRIYKLESRLSETAKVNAIFRQIFTLASSLSPLEFKWKTEEKKYFTLANYSSKVYQVFKQVFTLAQSISPLEFKEKTEEKRDLTLANYSSCLLNINRLLVWKKLPGGKNT from the coding sequence ATGCATCCTATCTCTTCGGCCTCTATTGAAAGCTTGCCCAATGAATTGTTGCTCCCTATCTTAGAGGCTTGCGCAGTTCCTTCCTTATTTAGCGTCTGTAAAAGATGGTATCATCTGCTGGCTTCTGAAGTGATGCCTTCTCTTTATAAACAAATAGGTAAAGTACATGTTTCCCAAGGGGATATTAACAGGCAGGCTTTTATTTTAGATAGGATTTATAAGCTAGAAAGTAGACTTTCTGAAACAGCAAAGGTAAATGCAATTTTTAGGCAAATCTTTACTTTAGCTAGTTCTCTTTCCCCTCTAGAATTTAAATGGAAGACTGAAGAAAAAAAATATTTTACTTTAGCTAACTACTCCTCAAAAGTTTATCAAGTTTTTAAACAAGTTTTTACCTTAGCTCAATCTATTTCTCCTTTGGAATTTAAAGAGAAGACAGAAGAAAAAAGAGACTTAACTCTGGCTAATTACTCTTCTTGTCTCTTAAATATTAATCGCCTTTTAGTTTGGAAAAAACTTCCTGGGGGGAAGAATACTTGA
- a CDS encoding winged helix-turn-helix domain-containing protein yields MFVAFYHTIEELNAMAKKKAYGSYSCKLRAVVMAMEGESAYQIGKALGYCTSAIQKWIRRYNAQNLEGLKDRRPVITGRKRALTFEQEKAFLERVEKGPEPDESINVFHLVDLQAILKKEFGKNLTLQGIWTILRRSRYTPLVPRPQHYKANLRDQEAFKKKFQKSSPA; encoded by the coding sequence ATGTTTGTAGCTTTTTATCATACAATAGAGGAATTAAACGCCATGGCAAAAAAGAAAGCCTATGGCAGTTACAGTTGTAAACTAAGAGCAGTGGTGATGGCGATGGAAGGAGAAAGCGCATATCAGATAGGAAAAGCGCTAGGTTATTGTACAAGCGCTATTCAAAAATGGATCCGAAGGTATAATGCTCAAAATTTAGAGGGCCTGAAAGATAGGAGGCCTGTAATAACAGGAAGAAAAAGAGCTTTAACGTTTGAGCAAGAAAAAGCTTTCTTAGAGAGGGTAGAAAAAGGGCCTGAACCTGACGAAAGCATCAATGTTTTCCACCTAGTTGATCTACAAGCTATTCTAAAAAAAGAGTTTGGTAAAAACTTAACCTTGCAAGGAATTTGGACAATCTTACGTCGCAGCCGCTATACGCCTTTGGTTCCTCGTCCTCAGCATTATAAAGCTAACCTAAGGGACCAAGAAGCCTTTAAAAAAAAATTCCAGAAGTCATCACCAGCTTAA
- a CDS encoding IS630 family transposase, with product MTSLNKQFPKKNIEIWFEDEARLGQQSTSTKVWAKKGTRPKAPRQTEYKNLYVATAVCPRSGQAEGMILPFLNSQGVEILLKQVSQSLPASSHALLILDRASYHTSKTLKVPSNIHLLFLPPYSPELNPVENLWHYLRSHFWSNRIYRGYKELEKMAIASWRKVCLQEKRMKSLCAVSYA from the coding sequence ATCACCAGCTTAAACAAACAATTTCCCAAGAAAAACATCGAAATTTGGTTTGAAGATGAGGCACGGCTTGGGCAACAAAGCACCTCTACTAAGGTATGGGCAAAAAAAGGAACGCGGCCAAAAGCTCCTAGGCAGACAGAATATAAAAATCTGTATGTAGCTACAGCTGTTTGCCCACGTTCAGGGCAAGCAGAAGGGATGATTTTACCTTTCTTAAATAGCCAAGGAGTGGAAATTCTTCTTAAGCAAGTTAGTCAATCGCTGCCTGCTTCTTCCCATGCTTTGCTAATTTTAGACCGAGCTAGCTATCATACTAGTAAAACGCTTAAAGTTCCTTCCAATATTCACCTGCTCTTTCTACCTCCTTATAGTCCTGAACTTAATCCTGTTGAAAACTTATGGCATTACTTGCGTAGCCATTTTTGGTCTAATCGTATTTATCGGGGTTATAAAGAACTAGAAAAGATGGCAATAGCTTCTTGGAGAAAGGTATGTCTGCAAGAAAAAAGAATGAAAAGTTTATGTGCTGTATCGTATGCCTAA
- a CDS encoding leucine-rich repeat domain-containing protein — protein sequence MEKTSWGEEYLSREKIKHLPLGKKGELLRDWIEGNCKDLTSLNLSEVGLTYLPPEICQLSKLQMLNLNQNQLTSLPAEIGQMSELQYLYLNQNQLASLPVEIWQLPQLQGLYLNQNQLTSLPVETGQLSHLQLLYLNQNQLTALPAEIGQLSQLQRLDLNQNQLTSLPVEIGRLSQLAWLHLNQNQLTSLPAEISQLSQLQVLELNQNQLIALPAEIGQLSRLQWLYLKQNQLTSLPAEIGQLSKLTKLELAKNPLKDIAEKIRQRFQL from the coding sequence TTGGAAAAAACTTCCTGGGGGGAAGAATACTTGAGCCGAGAAAAAATTAAGCACTTGCCTCTAGGAAAAAAAGGAGAGCTTCTTAGAGATTGGATTGAAGGAAATTGTAAAGACTTAACTTCGCTAAATTTATCTGAAGTAGGCTTGACTTATTTACCCCCAGAAATATGCCAGTTATCTAAGCTGCAAATGCTTAACTTAAATCAAAACCAGCTCACCAGTCTTCCTGCAGAAATTGGGCAGATGTCTGAGCTGCAATATCTTTACTTAAATCAAAACCAGCTCGCCAGTCTGCCTGTAGAAATCTGGCAGCTGCCTCAGCTGCAAGGGCTTTACTTAAATCAAAACCAGCTCACCAGCCTGCCTGTAGAAACAGGTCAATTGTCTCACCTACAATTGCTTTACTTAAATCAAAACCAGCTCACCGCTCTGCCTGCAGAAATCGGGCAGCTGTCTCAGCTGCAAAGGCTTGACTTAAATCAAAACCAGCTCACCAGTCTTCCTGTAGAAATTGGGCGGCTGTCTCAGCTGGCATGGCTTCACTTAAATCAAAATCAGCTCACCAGCCTACCTGCAGAAATAAGTCAATTGTCTCAGCTGCAAGTGCTTGAATTAAATCAAAACCAGCTCATAGCTCTGCCTGCAGAAATTGGGCAGCTGTCTCGGCTGCAATGGCTTTACTTAAAGCAAAACCAGCTCACCAGTCTGCCTGCAGAAATCGGACAATTGTCTAAGCTTACCAAGCTTGAATTAGCGAAAAATCCGTTGAAAGATATTGCAGAAAAAATAAGGCAGCGTTTTCAATTGTAG